From the genome of Leptodactylus fuscus isolate aLepFus1 chromosome 1, aLepFus1.hap2, whole genome shotgun sequence, one region includes:
- the PKD2 gene encoding polycystin-2 isoform X3 — protein MVNPSRVKPQPELEGEERRKRKPVPAASAPTMLEMDTLPRQDLPPAPAHRLPPGGSTPSPLSSCSRQAWSRDNPGFEAEEDGMEEEEDGEEGMVVEMDVEWHPSGPGRRSSSLVSSSSGGSTGLVGYHHHHHPNSIGSQGPRGRRRRGDPGAGRAGQGTEQPPELQGVGRVLHTLRGLWGTRYTADRITTREKYLKTILRELITYVIFLFLLCVLTYGMVTSSMFYYTKVMTQLFLDTPVSKTEQTNFKTLKTMEDFWKFSEGPLIDGLYWDMWYKNRTIAENQSFIYYENLLLGVPRLRQLKVKNGSCSVPEDLKDEITECYDMYSVNNEDTAPFGLRNGTAWTYSKERDLNGSSQWGLISTYSGAGYYLDLSRNREEAAAQIGTLKNNLWLDRGTRAVFIDFTVYNANINLFCIVRLLAEFPATGGLDTSWQFQTVKLIHYVSTFDYFLAACEIAFCIFILYYIVEEFLEIRNHRLHYFHSLWNCLDFVIIVLSVVAMGINLYRMSMKGPLNMVDMNVFHNFEALAYWQNQFNNVAAVTVFFAWVKLFKFVNFNRTMTQLSTTVSRCAKDILGFSVMFFIIFLAYAQFAYLVFGTQVDDFSSFQDCIFTQFRIILGDFNFTEIEEANRILGPIYFTSFVFFMFFILLNMFLAIISDTYSEVKTDMAQQKSEMELADLIKKGCSKAMVKLKLKKTAVDDISESLRQGGGKLNFDELRQDLKGKGHTDAEIEAIFAKYDQDGDQELTEHEHQQMRDDLEKERSGEAS, from the exons ATGGTGAACCCGAGCAGAGTGAAGCCTCAGCCGGAgctggagggagaggagaggaggaagaggaagccaGTGCCAGCCGCATCAGCCCCTACAATGCTGGAAATGGACACCCTGCCCCGCCAAGACTTGCCCCCCGCTCCAGCTCACAGGCTGCCCCCTGGCGGATCCACCCCGTCACCACTGTCTTCCTGCTCCCGGCAGGCGTGGAGCAGAGATAACCCGGGGTTCGAGGCTGAGGAAGAcgggatggaggaagaggaggacggAGAGGAGGGCatggtggtagagatggatgTGGAGTGGCATCCTTCTGGACCGGGCAGGAGATCTTCTTCCTTGGTGTCCTCCAGTAGCGGGGGCAGCACAGGGCTGGTTGgctatcatcatcatcaccatcccaACAGCATCGGTAGCCAGGGGCCgaggggtcggaggaggaggggggacccTGGAGCTGGCAGAGCTGGCCAAGGCACTGAGCAGCCCCCAGAACTGCAAGGGGTTGGCAGAGTCCTGCACACTTTAAGAG GTCTCTGGGGTACAAGATATACGGCGGACCGAATAACTACAAGGGAAAAATACTTAAAAACTATCCTCAGAGAGCTGATCACATATGTAATATTTCTGTTTCTTTTATGTGTTT tgACATATGGCATGGTGACTTCCAGCATGTTTTATTACACTAAAGTCATGACTCAACTTTTTCTGGATACACCTGTATCAAAAACTGAACAGACTAATTTTAAGACCCTGAAGACTATGGAGGACTTCTGGAAG ttttccgAGGGGCCTCTTATAGATGGACTATACTGGGACATGTGGTACAAAAATAGGACAATAGCAGAAAACCAAAGCTTTATCTACTATGAGAACCTGCTGCTTGGGGTACCTCGACTGCGccagcttaaagtgaaaaatggctCTTGTTCAGTTCCGGAAGACCTGAAGGATGAAATTACTGAGTGTTATGATATGTATTCagtcaataatgaagatactgccCCATTTGGACTGCGGAATGGAACTGC GTGGACATACTCCAAAGAAAGGGACTTGAATGGCAGCAGTCAATGGGGCCTCATATCGACTTATAGTGGGGCCGGGTATTACTTAGATTTGTCAAGGAACAGAGAAGAGGCTGCTGCTCAGATTGGAACCCTGAAGAACAACCTGTGGCTGGACCGTGGCACCCGAGCGGTTTTTATTGATTTCACAGTTTACAATGCAAATATTAATCTCTTCTGCATTGTCAG GTTGTTGGCAGAGTTCCCAGCCACTGGAGGCCTAGATACCTCGTGGCAGTTTCAGACAGTAAAGCTCATCCACTATGTTTCTACATTTGACTATTTCTTGGCTGCCTGTGAGATAGCATTCTGCATATTCATCCTATATTACATAGTGGAGGAATTCTTGGAAATCCGTAATCATCGCCTGCACTATTTTCACAGTCTCTGGAATTGTCTGGATTTTGTAATCATTGTG CTGTCTGTAGTGGCGATGGGCATCAATCTATACAGGATGTCAATGAAAGGACCTCTGAACATGGTGGACATGAATGTATTCCACAACTTTGAAGCTCTAGCTTACTGGCAGAACCAGTTTAATAATGTGGCTGCAGTCACTGTATTCTTCGCTTGGGTTAAG CTCTTTAAGTTTGTGAACTTTAACCGAACGATGACTCAGTTGTCAACCACCGTGTCCCGCTGTGCCAAGGACATCCTAGGTTTTTCGGTCATGTTCTTCATCATATTTCTTGCGTATGCTCAGTTTGCCTATCTTGTGTTTGGTACCCAGGTTGATGACTTCAGTAGCTTTCAGGATTGCAT TTTTACCCAGTTTCGCATTATTTTGGGAGATTTCAACTTCACAGAGATTGAGGAAGCAAACCGAATCTTGGGGCCcatttattttacatcttttGTGTTCTTTATGTTCTTCATCCTTTTG aacaTGTTTTTGGCGATCATCAGTGACACCTATTCAGAAGTCAAAACTGATATGGCTCAGCAAAAGAGTGAAATGGAACTGGCCGATCTTATTAAAAAG GGTTGTAGTAAAGCAATGGTGAAACTGAAGTTGAAGAAAACTGCAGTGGATGATATATCCGAGAGCCTCCGGCAAGGAGGGGGGAAGCTGAATTTTGATGAACTACGTCAGGACTTAAAAGG GAAAGGACATACTGATGCAGAAATTGAGGCAATTTTTGCTAAATATGACCAGGATGGGGACCAGGAACTTACAGAACATGAACATCAGCAGATGCGGGATGATTTGGAAAAAGAGAGG